In Microbacterium pumilum, the following proteins share a genomic window:
- a CDS encoding glycoside hydrolase family 13 protein — protein sequence MQTLAPHHDGSPLHVSSLEPALGDIVRVRLRVPGGYGPLTAVCVRSNPDHEPEWADATPVGAADGWDWWEAEVTVRNPRHGYRWMLRHADGRVEWLNQTGLHTIETLDADDFALVATPAPPAWLFGGVMYQVFPDRFARSVLADERPTPDWAVPAKWGDPVEGASPARSQQFYGGDLDGIIEKLDHLVWLGVDILYLTPVFPARSNHRYDAATFDHVDPLLGGDEAYIRLIDAAHARGIRVIGDLTSNHSGDTHEWFRAAYGHPGAPEEKLYHFTDDANTEYVSWLGFSSLPKFDWTSPELRRRFVEGEESIVARWLRPPFSTDGWRIDVANMTGRMGAVDVNAEVRQLLRATMARINSDTILLGEVTNDAVSDLQGDGWHGAMTYPSFTRPLWGWLSQDAHEARSHVDGVEQTDAWFFGQPIGGIPRYTARDFVDSVIRFTAGIPWRVRLGNMQPLDTHDTARFATHAAPGTIPVAVGLSMTLPGLPVVYAGDEFGLVGLDGELSRTPMPWDDMDRPEVAERLALYRVFVTLRRAHPVLGTGGLRWLHVDDSGLVFVRESAGESVLVLAARGDLDIELPSGAMPGAAEAQALHGDATFAVADDGAVLLSAEGPVFAAWMLPGVSAPAGDGASAHGEPSRDVVDGETPTPAEVVSADASEDAA from the coding sequence ATGCAGACCCTTGCTCCGCACCACGACGGCTCGCCGCTGCACGTATCGTCGCTCGAGCCGGCGCTCGGCGACATCGTGCGCGTGCGGCTGCGGGTGCCCGGCGGCTACGGCCCGCTCACGGCCGTCTGCGTTCGCTCCAACCCCGACCACGAACCCGAATGGGCGGATGCCACGCCCGTCGGTGCTGCGGACGGCTGGGACTGGTGGGAGGCCGAGGTCACGGTCCGAAACCCCCGGCACGGCTATCGGTGGATGCTGCGTCACGCCGACGGGCGCGTGGAGTGGCTGAACCAGACCGGACTGCACACGATCGAGACGTTGGATGCCGACGACTTCGCCCTCGTCGCGACTCCGGCGCCCCCGGCGTGGCTGTTCGGCGGCGTGATGTACCAGGTGTTCCCCGACCGGTTCGCGCGCTCCGTGCTCGCTGACGAACGTCCGACCCCGGACTGGGCGGTGCCCGCGAAGTGGGGCGACCCGGTCGAGGGGGCGTCGCCCGCGCGTTCGCAGCAGTTCTACGGCGGAGATCTTGACGGGATCATCGAGAAGCTGGACCACCTCGTCTGGCTGGGTGTCGACATCCTGTACCTGACGCCGGTGTTCCCCGCCAGGTCGAATCATCGCTACGACGCCGCGACCTTCGACCATGTCGATCCGCTGCTCGGTGGCGACGAGGCGTACATCCGGCTGATCGACGCGGCGCATGCCCGCGGCATCCGTGTTATCGGTGATCTCACGAGCAACCACTCGGGCGACACGCACGAGTGGTTCCGCGCCGCGTATGGCCACCCGGGCGCGCCGGAGGAGAAGCTCTATCACTTCACGGATGACGCCAACACCGAGTACGTGTCGTGGCTCGGATTCTCGAGCCTGCCGAAGTTCGACTGGACCTCGCCGGAGCTCCGCCGCCGGTTCGTCGAAGGCGAGGAATCCATCGTCGCGCGATGGCTGAGGCCGCCGTTCTCGACCGACGGGTGGCGGATCGACGTCGCGAATATGACCGGTCGGATGGGGGCGGTCGACGTCAATGCGGAAGTGCGGCAGCTGCTGCGCGCGACCATGGCGCGGATCAACAGCGACACGATCCTGCTCGGCGAGGTCACGAACGACGCGGTGAGCGACCTTCAGGGCGATGGCTGGCATGGTGCGATGACGTATCCGAGCTTCACGCGGCCGCTCTGGGGATGGCTGAGCCAAGACGCCCACGAAGCGCGGTCCCACGTCGATGGTGTGGAGCAGACCGACGCGTGGTTCTTCGGCCAGCCGATCGGCGGCATCCCCCGGTACACTGCGCGCGACTTCGTCGACTCCGTCATCCGCTTCACGGCCGGCATCCCGTGGCGGGTGCGTCTGGGCAACATGCAGCCGCTCGACACCCACGACACCGCCCGGTTCGCGACCCATGCCGCGCCGGGCACGATACCCGTTGCCGTCGGGCTCTCGATGACGCTGCCGGGGCTCCCCGTCGTGTACGCCGGAGACGAGTTCGGCCTGGTCGGTCTGGACGGTGAGCTCAGCCGAACCCCGATGCCGTGGGACGACATGGACCGGCCGGAGGTCGCCGAGCGTCTTGCCCTGTACCGCGTGTTCGTCACCCTTCGCCGCGCTCATCCGGTGCTCGGCACGGGAGGACTGCGGTGGCTTCACGTCGACGACTCCGGTCTGGTCTTCGTGCGTGAGTCGGCCGGAGAGTCGGTGCTGGTGCTGGCCGCACGCGGTGACCTCGACATCGAGCTCCCGTCGGGTGCCATGCCCGGGGCCGCGGAGGCTCAGGCGCTGCACGGCGACGCGACGTTCGCCGTGGCGGATGACGGGGCGGTGCTGCTGTCGGCCGAGGGGCCGGTCTTCGCCGCGTGGATGCTGCCCGGAGTCTCGGCGCCCGCCGGCGACGGCGCCTCCGCTCATGGGGAGCCGTCGCGCGACGTCGTGGACGGCGAGACGCCGACACCCGCCGAGGTCGTCTCGGCCGACGCGAGTGAGGATGCCGCATGA
- a CDS encoding YajQ family cyclic di-GMP-binding protein — MADSSFDIVSKVDHQEAENALNQARKEIEQRYDFKGTGASVEWSGESVLIKASTEERAKAVLDVFQSKLIKRGISLKSLESGEPFASGKEYRIVSTIKDGISSENAKKISKIIRDEGPKGVKSQIQGDELRVQSKSRDDLQEVQRLLKAADLEVDLQFVNYR; from the coding sequence ATGGCTGATTCCTCATTCGACATCGTGAGCAAAGTCGACCACCAGGAGGCGGAGAACGCCCTGAACCAGGCCCGTAAAGAGATCGAGCAGCGCTACGACTTCAAGGGCACCGGAGCTTCCGTGGAGTGGAGCGGCGAGTCGGTGCTGATCAAGGCGAGCACCGAGGAGCGTGCGAAAGCCGTGCTCGACGTCTTCCAGTCCAAGCTGATCAAGCGCGGCATCTCGCTCAAGAGCCTCGAGTCGGGCGAGCCGTTCGCGAGCGGCAAGGAGTACCGCATCGTCTCGACGATCAAGGACGGCATCTCGTCCGAGAACGCGAAGAAGATCAGCAAGATCATCCGCGACGAGGGGCCCAAGGGCGTCAAGTCGCAGATTCAGGGCGACGAGCTGCGCGTGCAGTCCAAGAGCCGCGACGACCTGCAGGAGGTGCAGCGCCTGCTGAAGGCGGCCGACCTGGAGGTCGACCTGCAGTTCGTCAACTACCGCTAG